The following are encoded together in the Bacillus cereus group sp. RP43 genome:
- a CDS encoding membrane protein encodes MDNQQWQVAKKVAATYIGTVVGAGFATGREIVEFFTVNGLYGTIGICISGFFFIWLGTKMMLLSSQIGAFSAQEFNKYLFGDVFGNVVNTLLLLVLFGVTSVMLSGAGAVFEEQLRLPRQLGIFITVIACLIIGSRGLQGVFEVNTLVVPIMMIFIIGLAITTFIHGTTPIIETVPTESWNMKWITSPITYVALNLSLAQSVLVPLASEVKDRKAILWGGILGGAGLCFILLCSHLAILSVDQFYQYNIPMAEVVRRFNATFHFFFVLIIFGEVFTTLVGNIFGMTKQMQSITGWKSNNIIYFILLISYCFSFIGYSELLHILYPIIGWVSIILLPIIAFKQLQKT; translated from the coding sequence ATGGACAATCAACAATGGCAAGTAGCAAAGAAAGTCGCTGCTACTTATATCGGAACTGTCGTTGGAGCTGGATTTGCTACTGGGCGAGAAATTGTTGAATTTTTTACAGTTAACGGATTGTACGGGACCATTGGCATATGTATAAGTGGATTTTTTTTTATTTGGCTCGGTACAAAGATGATGTTACTATCATCACAAATCGGGGCATTTTCAGCTCAAGAATTTAACAAATATTTATTTGGGGATGTATTTGGAAATGTCGTAAATACTTTATTATTACTCGTATTATTTGGCGTAACTAGCGTTATGTTATCAGGAGCCGGGGCGGTATTTGAAGAACAGCTCCGTCTCCCGAGACAACTTGGTATTTTCATCACAGTCATCGCCTGCCTCATTATTGGGAGCCGGGGGTTACAAGGTGTTTTTGAAGTGAATACACTTGTCGTACCTATTATGATGATTTTTATTATCGGACTTGCTATTACAACCTTTATTCATGGTACAACTCCTATTATTGAAACTGTGCCTACAGAAAGTTGGAATATGAAATGGATTACTAGCCCTATTACATATGTCGCATTAAATCTTTCTCTCGCCCAAAGTGTTCTCGTCCCATTGGCCAGTGAAGTAAAAGATCGAAAAGCTATTTTATGGGGTGGCATTTTAGGAGGCGCGGGACTTTGCTTTATTTTATTATGTAGCCATTTAGCAATATTATCAGTTGATCAATTTTATCAATATAACATCCCAATGGCTGAAGTTGTAAGAAGGTTTAATGCAACTTTCCATTTTTTCTTTGTTCTTATCATTTTTGGTGAAGTATTCACAACATTAGTTGGGAATATATTCGGAATGACAAAACAAATGCAATCCATTACTGGATGGAAAAGTAATAACATTATTTACTTCATATTACTAATTAGTTATTGCTTTAGTTTCATCGGATATAGTGAATTACTTCATATTCTATACCCTATTATCGGTTGGGTGAGTATCATTTTACTACCGATTATTGCCTTTAAGCAACTTCAAAAAACATGA
- a CDS encoding FAD-dependent oxidoreductase produces the protein MQKDIMYNTEMDATLQVINKGLEKTTSPKQIIVVGAGMAGLVSASLLKAAGHEVKIFEANNRVGGRIETVRMEDPELYLDVGAMRIPYSHTLTMAYIRKFGLQVSPFINRNETDIIYVNGRKTTLKQYEKDPSILRYPVEMNEVGKTSEELLMLAVQPIINFIKKNPEKNWDVVVKDFGRYSTGQFLKYHPYQYNTYFSPVTIEMIGVLLDLEGFLERSFVETLRFLYIMQEESGFCEIIGGNDRLPKSFLPQLEENIIYNQKLMKLHQQANSVTAYYRNEETFEYSSITGDLVIVTIPFSTMRFVEVDPFDSISHAKWKTIRELHYMPATKIGIQFKSRFWEEQGQLGGRIITDLPIRYAYYPSHGIGEKGPAMMLGSYTWSYDALLWDGLSKGDRIYYTLQNLATILGGQVYDEFMSGISKSWTLDPYALGGFALFQAGQESELQPVIVKPEGRIYFAGDHTTLYHGWIQGAIESGVRVAVEVNNQNV, from the coding sequence GTGCAGAAAGATATTATGTATAACACTGAGATGGATGCAACGTTACAAGTTATAAATAAGGGATTAGAGAAGACGACAAGTCCGAAACAAATTATTGTAGTAGGGGCTGGCATGGCTGGATTAGTTTCGGCATCTTTATTAAAGGCTGCAGGACATGAAGTGAAGATTTTTGAAGCAAACAACCGGGTAGGTGGCCGTATAGAGACAGTTAGAATGGAAGATCCCGAATTATATTTAGATGTTGGAGCGATGAGAATTCCGTATTCGCATACATTAACGATGGCATATATAAGGAAGTTTGGGCTACAAGTGAGCCCTTTTATTAATAGGAATGAAACAGATATCATCTACGTAAATGGTCGGAAAACGACATTAAAACAATACGAAAAAGATCCAAGTATTTTAAGATATCCTGTGGAAATGAATGAAGTCGGGAAAACGTCTGAGGAACTATTAATGTTAGCGGTACAGCCCATTATAAATTTTATAAAAAAGAACCCCGAGAAAAATTGGGATGTAGTAGTAAAGGATTTTGGGAGATACTCTACAGGACAATTTTTAAAGTACCATCCTTATCAATATAATACGTACTTTTCGCCAGTAACGATTGAGATGATAGGTGTTTTATTAGATTTAGAAGGTTTTTTAGAAAGGTCATTCGTTGAGACGTTACGTTTTTTATATATTATGCAAGAGGAGAGCGGATTTTGCGAAATAATAGGTGGGAATGATAGATTACCAAAGTCTTTTTTACCACAACTAGAAGAAAATATTATATATAATCAAAAATTAATGAAGCTTCATCAACAAGCCAATAGTGTAACAGCCTATTACCGGAACGAGGAAACTTTTGAATATAGTAGTATTACAGGGGATTTAGTTATTGTTACAATTCCTTTTTCAACAATGCGATTTGTAGAAGTAGATCCATTTGATTCGATATCTCATGCGAAGTGGAAAACAATTCGCGAATTGCATTATATGCCAGCTACAAAAATAGGAATTCAATTTAAAAGTCGTTTTTGGGAGGAACAAGGGCAATTAGGTGGGAGAATTATAACAGATCTTCCTATACGTTATGCGTATTATCCAAGCCATGGAATCGGAGAGAAGGGACCTGCTATGATGTTAGGAAGCTATACATGGTCTTATGATGCGTTGTTATGGGATGGGTTATCAAAGGGGGATCGTATCTATTACACACTACAAAATTTAGCAACAATATTAGGTGGTCAAGTATATGATGAGTTCATGTCTGGAATATCAAAAAGTTGGACATTAGATCCATATGCACTTGGAGGATTTGCTCTTTTTCAAGCTGGTCAAGAATCTGAATTACAGCCAGTCATTGTGAAACCTGAGGGGAGAATATACTTTGCCGGAGATCATACAACGCTGTATCACGGATGGATTCAAGGTGCGATTGAATCCGGAGTTCGTGTGGCGGTAGAGGTAAATAATCAAAATGTGTAA
- a CDS encoding Dps family protein has translation MSTKTNVVEVLNKQVANWNVLYVKLHNYHWYVTGPHFFTLHEKFEEFYNEAGTYIDELAERILALEGKPLATMKEYLATATVIEGTSKESAEEMVQTLVNDFSALIQELKEGMEVADEAGDETSADMLLAIHTTLEQHVWMLSAFLK, from the coding sequence ATGAGTACGAAAACAAATGTTGTTGAAGTATTAAACAAGCAGGTAGCAAACTGGAATGTATTATATGTCAAACTGCATAATTATCATTGGTATGTGACAGGACCGCACTTCTTTACATTACACGAGAAATTTGAAGAGTTTTATAATGAAGCAGGAACGTACATTGATGAGTTAGCAGAACGTATTTTAGCGTTAGAAGGAAAACCGTTAGCGACAATGAAAGAGTATTTAGCAACTGCAACTGTAATCGAAGGGACAAGCAAAGAGTCTGCAGAAGAAATGGTACAAACTTTAGTAAACGATTTTTCTGCACTTATTCAAGAACTAAAAGAAGGTATGGAAGTAGCTGATGAAGCTGGTGATGAAACGTCAGCTGATATGTTATTAGCGATTCATACGACATTAGAACAACATGTATGGATGTTAAGTGCATTCCTAAAATAA
- a CDS encoding methyl-accepting chemotaxis protein, producing MSKLLRWFRDIKVAKKLLISFLIILIAAVSIIGGMSYQTAKKNFESQITSSAHDNIKILDNLINQMIEAKFNEVNNFARVIHSDMYQGDNQDELRKILSQYINLNKDIEQVYVAGNDKKFVQEPNIQMAADYDPTTRSWYKDAVSKQGGIVVTEPYKAKGNGHIVVTIAKQTEDKNGVVAVDLSLENLLKTTKLINIGKKGYTFILDGKQKIIAHPQEKPGDKAADSWAKRIYEDNQGAFSYTYDGSEKKMVFATNLKTGWKIGGTMYSNEVIEAAQPVFYNMLIVMLISLVVGGALIYFVTLSITKPLKRLVATSKEISEGDLTQTIEIHSNDEIGQLAKGFNEMTDSLRTLIGRINDSAGHVAAASEELTASVRQASEATEQITMAMDEISSGATTQTTSVENGAMLLFDVTEGIQHVANSSSSINTASTHTREKAEDGGKLVGKTVNQMQSIAESVSQSDAVIQLLNNKSKQIGDILEVIQNIADQTNLLALNAAIEAARAGEHGRGFAIVADEVRKLAEQSSVSSSEISKLICEIQDDMSKTVKSMGHVNEEVQSGLVIANETKQNFAEILQSTNEIANQIKTMVETANGMSKGANEVSISVGQIAMTAQNNATSTQSVAASAEEQLASMEEIGSAAGTLSQMAEELQGLIERFKV from the coding sequence ATGAGTAAACTGTTAAGGTGGTTTCGAGATATAAAAGTAGCAAAAAAGCTATTAATTTCATTTTTGATAATTTTAATTGCAGCTGTCTCTATTATTGGAGGAATGTCTTATCAAACGGCTAAAAAGAATTTTGAATCACAAATTACGAGTAGTGCTCACGATAATATAAAAATATTAGATAATTTAATCAATCAAATGATTGAGGCGAAATTTAACGAAGTAAATAACTTTGCACGAGTGATTCATAGTGATATGTATCAAGGAGATAATCAAGATGAATTAAGAAAGATATTATCTCAATATATTAATTTAAATAAAGATATTGAACAAGTATATGTTGCCGGCAATGATAAGAAGTTTGTGCAAGAACCCAATATACAAATGGCAGCAGATTATGATCCAACAACTCGTTCTTGGTATAAAGATGCAGTGAGTAAACAAGGTGGAATCGTGGTCACTGAACCGTATAAGGCGAAAGGAAATGGACATATTGTCGTAACGATTGCGAAACAAACAGAAGATAAAAATGGTGTTGTTGCGGTAGATTTAAGTTTAGAGAATTTATTGAAAACAACAAAGTTAATCAATATTGGTAAAAAAGGATATACTTTCATTTTAGATGGAAAACAAAAAATAATTGCGCATCCTCAAGAAAAACCAGGAGATAAAGCAGCTGATTCTTGGGCAAAGAGAATTTACGAAGATAATCAAGGCGCTTTTTCATACACGTATGATGGTAGTGAAAAGAAAATGGTATTTGCTACAAACTTAAAAACAGGTTGGAAAATCGGTGGAACGATGTACTCAAATGAAGTAATTGAAGCAGCTCAGCCTGTATTTTATAATATGTTAATTGTTATGCTTATTTCATTAGTTGTAGGAGGGGCACTTATTTATTTCGTAACTCTTTCTATTACAAAACCTTTAAAGAGATTAGTTGCCACTTCTAAAGAAATAAGTGAAGGAGATTTAACGCAAACAATTGAAATTCATTCAAACGATGAAATCGGTCAACTTGCAAAAGGTTTTAATGAAATGACAGATTCACTAAGAACGTTAATTGGAAGAATTAATGATTCGGCCGGGCATGTAGCAGCGGCATCGGAAGAGCTAACTGCGAGTGTAAGACAAGCGAGTGAAGCAACGGAACAAATTACAATGGCAATGGATGAAATATCAAGTGGGGCAACGACGCAAACAACAAGTGTAGAAAATGGTGCGATGTTACTGTTTGATGTAACAGAAGGAATTCAGCATGTAGCAAATAGTTCATCATCTATTAATACAGCTTCTACTCATACTCGTGAAAAAGCAGAAGATGGTGGGAAGCTAGTAGGGAAAACAGTAAATCAAATGCAGTCTATTGCAGAATCTGTTTCACAATCTGATGCAGTTATACAGTTATTAAATAATAAATCAAAGCAAATTGGTGACATATTAGAAGTAATCCAAAATATTGCAGATCAAACAAATCTTCTTGCTTTAAATGCTGCAATTGAAGCTGCAAGAGCTGGTGAGCACGGAAGAGGATTTGCGATCGTTGCAGATGAAGTACGTAAATTGGCAGAGCAATCTAGCGTATCTTCCAGTGAAATTAGTAAATTAATTTGTGAAATACAAGATGATATGAGTAAGACAGTAAAATCTATGGGTCATGTAAATGAAGAAGTTCAATCTGGACTTGTTATTGCAAATGAAACGAAGCAAAACTTTGCTGAGATTTTACAATCTACAAATGAAATTGCTAATCAAATTAAAACGATGGTTGAAACGGCTAATGGGATGTCAAAAGGTGCCAATGAAGTATCTATTTCAGTAGGGCAAATTGCAATGACAGCACAGAATAATGCGACGAGTACACAAAGTGTCGCAGCGTCTGCTGAAGAACAATTAGCTTCGATGGAGGAAATTGGTTCCGCAGCTGGTACATTATCTCAAATGGCTGAAGAATTGCAAGGATTAATTGAAAGATTTAAAGTTTAA
- a CDS encoding DUF3939 domain-containing protein, protein MFRFFRTGKEDREITKDELEQAMAKFLETNANIVYTVLVNDDYTVNYDLLKPYLPAFPTNFFLITKETLEVFEHTEENLNLVKEIDIVQKAVDQYVTEKEMFPIVEDSEDRLICGVKLGPYLNRILKRNLYISEKHYLVSSKPDKKKKNSGQML, encoded by the coding sequence ATGTTTCGCTTTTTCAGAACTGGAAAAGAAGATAGGGAAATTACGAAAGACGAATTAGAGCAAGCGATGGCTAAGTTTCTAGAAACGAACGCTAATATCGTTTATACAGTTTTAGTAAACGATGATTACACAGTAAATTATGATTTGTTAAAGCCATATTTACCTGCATTTCCAACAAATTTTTTTCTGATAACGAAGGAAACGCTTGAGGTATTTGAACATACAGAAGAAAATTTAAACCTAGTTAAAGAAATTGATATCGTACAAAAGGCCGTAGATCAGTATGTAACAGAAAAAGAAATGTTCCCAATTGTTGAAGATAGCGAAGATCGCCTCATATGCGGAGTGAAGCTAGGACCATATTTAAATCGTATATTAAAAAGAAACTTATATATTTCAGAAAAGCATTATTTAGTTTCAAGTAAACCAGATAAGAAAAAAAAGAATAGTGGGCAGATGTTATGA
- a CDS encoding DUF3896 family protein, with protein sequence MKHTYDYHATKKYLELKKQQLCKKLSSMKLSENERDQIKLEIDNYDYILTLVEMNHYERGFSR encoded by the coding sequence ATGAAACATACTTATGATTACCACGCTACAAAAAAGTATTTAGAATTAAAGAAACAACAACTATGTAAAAAACTTAGTAGTATGAAATTATCAGAAAACGAACGTGATCAAATAAAACTTGAGATTGATAACTACGACTATATTTTAACCTTAGTCGAAATGAATCATTATGAACGAGGATTTTCTCGTTAA
- a CDS encoding LLM class flavin-dependent oxidoreductase, whose product MIKLSVLDQSPISDGSTAAQAFSHTVTLAQEVEKLGFTRFWVSEHHNSVSLAGSSPEILISHIAAKTNRMRVGSGGVMLPHYSPYKVAENFRVLEALYPNRIDLGVGRAPGGMPIATRALQEGKMVSLDQYPEQIADVAMYLHDQVPENHHYANLKATPVIPTSPEMWMLGSSGESAMIAAKQGASFSFAQFINGYGGPEVMRAYQEQFQPSYLGDKPKSIVSIFVICGETNEEAEKIASSLDLSILLLEQGKRTTGTPSIETAQNYSYSAYDLFRIKENRQRMIVGDPSSVKEKILNLSKAYNTDEFMIVTITHQFEDKLNSYRLLADAFNL is encoded by the coding sequence ATGATCAAATTAAGTGTATTAGACCAATCACCTATTTCAGATGGTAGCACAGCAGCCCAAGCTTTTTCACATACAGTTACGCTTGCGCAAGAAGTTGAAAAACTCGGATTCACACGTTTTTGGGTATCCGAGCACCATAATTCAGTAAGCCTTGCTGGTTCAAGTCCTGAAATACTTATTTCTCATATTGCAGCAAAAACAAATCGTATGAGAGTGGGTTCAGGTGGTGTTATGTTGCCGCACTATAGTCCATATAAAGTTGCCGAGAATTTCCGCGTTTTAGAAGCACTTTATCCAAACCGCATCGACCTTGGTGTCGGGAGAGCACCTGGTGGTATGCCAATTGCAACTCGCGCACTTCAAGAAGGTAAAATGGTCTCACTTGATCAATATCCAGAACAAATTGCAGATGTTGCTATGTACTTACATGATCAAGTACCAGAAAACCATCATTATGCAAATTTAAAAGCTACTCCAGTTATCCCAACATCTCCTGAAATGTGGATGCTCGGTTCTAGCGGAGAAAGTGCAATGATTGCTGCAAAGCAAGGCGCTTCTTTTTCATTTGCACAATTCATTAACGGATACGGTGGTCCTGAAGTAATGAGGGCTTATCAAGAACAATTCCAACCTTCCTATTTAGGTGATAAACCAAAATCAATCGTATCTATTTTTGTTATTTGCGGAGAAACAAACGAAGAGGCAGAGAAGATAGCATCAAGCCTTGATTTATCGATTTTACTATTAGAACAAGGAAAACGGACTACTGGTACTCCTTCTATCGAAACTGCTCAAAATTATTCGTATAGTGCTTATGATCTATTCCGCATAAAAGAAAATCGTCAACGTATGATCGTCGGTGATCCGTCTTCTGTGAAAGAAAAAATATTAAACTTAAGCAAAGCGTATAATACTGACGAATTTATGATTGTCACGATTACTCATCAATTTGAAGATAAATTAAACTCTTATCGCCTATTGGCAGACGCTTTTAATTTATAA
- a CDS encoding GNAT family N-acetyltransferase: MNPLLFDFPSEFYTDRLFIRMPKPGDGKVVYDAIQASIQELKPWMVFAQKEQTEEEIEESIRKSHIQFLQREDLRLLVFSNETGEFIASAGLHRINWDIPQFEIGYWIDSRFSGKGYMVEAAKGITDYAFTELKANRVEIRCDSLNKKSRAIPEKLGFKLEGTLESASVAVDGNGLRDMCVFAMTRNTYEKEEL, from the coding sequence GTGAATCCGTTATTATTCGATTTTCCTTCTGAATTTTATACTGATAGGCTTTTTATTCGAATGCCAAAACCAGGTGATGGTAAAGTTGTATATGACGCAATTCAAGCTTCAATACAAGAATTAAAACCTTGGATGGTCTTTGCACAGAAAGAGCAAACAGAGGAAGAAATAGAAGAGAGTATTAGAAAATCGCATATTCAATTTTTGCAGCGTGAGGATTTGAGATTACTAGTTTTTTCGAACGAAACAGGTGAATTTATTGCATCTGCCGGATTACATCGTATTAATTGGGATATACCTCAATTTGAAATCGGGTATTGGATTGATTCAAGGTTTAGTGGAAAGGGCTATATGGTAGAGGCTGCAAAAGGTATAACGGATTACGCTTTCACTGAACTGAAAGCAAACCGTGTAGAAATTCGTTGTGATTCTCTAAATAAGAAGAGTAGAGCGATACCTGAGAAATTAGGTTTTAAATTAGAGGGTACTTTAGAAAGCGCGAGTGTTGCGGTGGATGGAAATGGATTAAGGGATATGTGTGTATTTGCAATGACGAGAAATACATATGAAAAAGAAGAGCTGTAA
- a CDS encoding alpha/beta hydrolase, which translates to MENNMTYIKLLNETLHCYANKGSFEAYSYITNNAKDVMGNEAQIYNFKYALASAAGLEEEALHLMKKAIIENGFWYGSEYLISDDDLKPLHKFEEFHRMVQLCKEREELAKKSEQADLKYKYSKQNENLLITLHGDQENIQIIEPYWNSVMEQGFMLALPQSSQIQFSDGYVWDSIERGREELKEHYNKIKVNKTFGNIIIGGFSAGARVALHSMLQGEIEVNGFIFVAPWLPEMEEWEEMIGILHDKSIKGYIICGDQDEDCFECTQQFVKLLKDKNIEHKYKVVPNLNHDYPHNFDELLKEAIEYIGSKNN; encoded by the coding sequence ATGGAAAATAATATGACTTATATTAAGTTATTAAATGAAACGTTACATTGTTATGCAAATAAAGGAAGTTTTGAAGCGTATTCTTATATAACGAATAACGCTAAAGATGTAATGGGTAATGAAGCACAAATATATAATTTTAAATATGCATTAGCAAGTGCAGCAGGACTTGAAGAAGAAGCGTTGCATTTAATGAAGAAAGCAATTATAGAAAATGGATTCTGGTACGGAAGTGAGTATTTAATTTCCGATGATGATTTAAAACCACTACATAAATTTGAAGAGTTTCATAGAATGGTTCAATTATGTAAAGAAAGAGAAGAATTAGCAAAGAAATCGGAACAAGCAGACCTGAAATATAAATACAGCAAACAAAATGAAAATCTACTAATAACACTGCATGGGGATCAAGAAAATATACAAATAATAGAACCATATTGGAACTCTGTAATGGAACAAGGTTTTATGCTGGCATTGCCTCAATCTTCCCAAATTCAATTTTCAGATGGATATGTTTGGGATAGTATCGAAAGAGGAAGAGAAGAGTTAAAAGAACATTACAATAAGATTAAAGTGAATAAAACATTTGGAAATATTATTATTGGTGGCTTTTCTGCTGGGGCAAGAGTAGCGTTACATTCCATGTTACAAGGTGAAATAGAAGTGAACGGTTTTATTTTTGTGGCACCGTGGCTCCCGGAAATGGAAGAATGGGAAGAAATGATTGGAATATTACATGATAAAAGCATAAAAGGATATATAATATGTGGGGATCAAGATGAAGATTGTTTCGAATGTACACAGCAATTTGTAAAGTTATTAAAGGATAAAAATATAGAACATAAGTATAAAGTTGTGCCTAACTTAAATCATGATTATCCTCATAATTTTGATGAATTATTAAAAGAAGCTATTGAATATATAGGAAGCAAAAACAATTGA
- a CDS encoding DUF3979 family protein: protein MLYEDLMTLFQAAPIELDRGGWKYIIQEQNGNYEIVDEMLKKKMNVELYFNEYDEVKITLYKDGSPITTMQRIAISKVELDEEEEGIQFVLERMPSRMIRLQLKPYLAVEMGPYWEVCEDCE, encoded by the coding sequence ATGCTATACGAGGATTTGATGACATTATTCCAAGCTGCGCCGATAGAATTGGATAGAGGCGGCTGGAAATATATAATCCAGGAACAAAATGGTAATTATGAAATTGTTGATGAAATGTTAAAAAAGAAAATGAATGTTGAATTGTATTTTAATGAGTATGATGAGGTGAAAATCACTTTATATAAAGATGGAAGCCCTATTACTACTATGCAAAGAATTGCTATTTCAAAAGTTGAGTTAGATGAAGAGGAAGAAGGCATTCAATTCGTATTAGAACGCATGCCAAGTCGAATGATTCGTTTGCAATTAAAGCCATACCTTGCAGTAGAAATGGGACCGTACTGGGAAGTATGTGAAGACTGTGAATGA
- a CDS encoding aldo/keto reductase, whose amino-acid sequence MERVQMAETLEFSRIIQGFWRLADWNMTKQELLSFIESCMDMGITTFDHADIYGGYTCERLFGEALQLKPSLRENMQIVTKCGIAPPSPKFPERYVAHYNTSAEHIIKSAEASLQNLHTDYIDVLLIHRPDPFTDPNEVAEAFSRLKQEGKVRHFGVSNFLPSQFNMLSSYLDFPLITNQIEVSAMQMEHFEKGTIDLCQEKRINPMIWSPLAGGEIFTGQSERAVRVRETLQKIATELSVDSIDTIMYAWLLAHPAKMMPIVGSGKLDRVKTAAMATKINLDRQQWFTIFESSNGHPVP is encoded by the coding sequence ATGGAACGAGTTCAAATGGCCGAAACACTAGAATTTTCTCGTATTATTCAAGGTTTTTGGCGTTTAGCAGACTGGAATATGACGAAACAAGAATTACTTTCTTTTATTGAATCTTGTATGGATATGGGGATTACTACTTTTGATCACGCTGACATTTATGGCGGATATACGTGTGAAAGATTGTTTGGAGAAGCGTTACAACTGAAGCCTTCCTTACGCGAAAACATGCAAATTGTCACAAAATGTGGAATCGCTCCCCCATCACCGAAATTTCCAGAACGATATGTCGCCCACTACAATACGAGTGCTGAACATATAATAAAAAGCGCGGAGGCTTCATTACAAAACTTACATACAGATTATATTGATGTATTGCTCATTCATCGTCCTGATCCATTCACGGACCCAAATGAAGTGGCAGAAGCGTTCTCACGCTTAAAGCAAGAAGGAAAAGTTCGTCACTTCGGTGTATCTAACTTTTTACCTTCACAGTTTAATATGTTAAGTTCATATTTAGATTTCCCGCTCATTACAAATCAAATTGAAGTATCTGCGATGCAAATGGAGCATTTTGAAAAAGGTACGATTGATTTATGCCAAGAAAAACGAATCAATCCAATGATTTGGTCACCTCTTGCTGGTGGAGAAATCTTTACTGGCCAATCAGAACGTGCCGTACGTGTACGTGAAACTTTACAAAAAATAGCTACTGAGCTAAGCGTTGATAGCATCGATACTATTATGTATGCATGGTTACTTGCTCATCCAGCTAAAATGATGCCAATTGTTGGCTCTGGCAAATTAGATCGCGTAAAAACGGCTGCAATGGCAACAAAAATTAATTTAGACCGCCAACAATGGTTTACAATTTTCGAAAGCTCTAACGGTCATCCTGTACCATAA
- a CDS encoding GTP-binding protein, with product MIPVTILTGFLGSGKTTLLNRILSEDHGQKLAVIVNEIGQIGIDNQLIMNVEEEIMEMTNGCLCCTVREDLLVALKQLLDVKAEGKMDFDGLVIETTGLANPGPIIQTFFLDPIIQSAYQINGVVTVVDSYHIHKHFEKGLEAKEQIAFADVVLVNKLDLIEESEKENLLHELQGINPTAKLIEATNCEVDIPSLLQIQTFKTKDTLQIYPHTEHNHLEGVKSFVLREERPLDLQKLNEWMSAVVQELGEYLYRYKGILSIDGVDKRIVFQGVHTLFAASYDREWQEGEERVSEVVFIGKDINKEWFQAHFEECVK from the coding sequence ATGATTCCAGTAACAATATTAACGGGTTTTCTTGGATCAGGGAAAACAACATTATTAAATCGAATTTTATCAGAGGATCACGGGCAGAAATTAGCAGTGATTGTAAATGAAATAGGGCAAATTGGTATCGATAATCAATTAATTATGAACGTTGAAGAAGAAATTATGGAAATGACAAACGGTTGTTTATGCTGTACTGTGCGTGAAGATTTACTCGTTGCTTTAAAACAATTACTGGACGTAAAGGCAGAAGGGAAAATGGACTTTGATGGTTTAGTAATTGAAACAACGGGTCTTGCAAATCCAGGTCCGATTATTCAAACTTTCTTTTTAGATCCAATTATTCAATCAGCGTACCAAATAAACGGTGTTGTAACAGTTGTAGATAGCTATCATATACATAAACATTTTGAAAAAGGACTAGAAGCAAAAGAACAAATTGCCTTTGCTGATGTTGTGTTAGTTAATAAATTAGATTTAATTGAAGAAAGTGAGAAAGAAAATCTCTTGCATGAACTTCAAGGAATTAACCCTACTGCAAAGTTAATCGAGGCGACTAACTGTGAAGTAGATATACCATCGTTACTGCAAATTCAAACGTTTAAAACGAAAGATACGTTACAAATTTATCCTCATACAGAACATAATCATCTAGAAGGTGTTAAATCGTTTGTACTACGTGAAGAACGTCCGTTAGATTTACAAAAACTGAATGAGTGGATGTCAGCTGTCGTTCAAGAATTAGGGGAATATTTATATCGCTACAAAGGAATTTTATCTATTGATGGAGTAGACAAACGTATCGTTTTCCAAGGTGTACATACACTGTTTGCTGCTTCGTACGATAGAGAGTGGCAAGAGGGCGAAGAGCGAGTAAGCGAAGTAGTGTTCATCGGAAAAGATATTAATAAAGAATGGTTCCAAGCACATTTTGAAGAATGTGTGAAATAA